The Pseudarthrobacter sulfonivorans genome includes a window with the following:
- a CDS encoding DEAD/DEAH box helicase yields the protein MKLVDQLPVLSASDPSGAGIDPDALYTQFLEWTESRGLELYAAQDEAIMELATGANVILATPTGSGKSLVAIAAHFQAMARGQRSYYTAPIKALVSEKFFALCDIFGAENVGMITGDSGVNQNAPIICCTAEILANIALREGADAELGAVIMDEFHFYSDPQRGWAWQVPLLELPQAQFLLMSATLGDVSRFEAGITELTGRPTTTVSSAERPIPLHYYYHQTPVHETLEELLSTRQVPAYVVHFSQIEAIDRAQTLMSINVCTREEKDKIAELIANFRFAAGFGKTLNRLVRHGIGVHHAGMLPKYRRLVEQLAQAGLLKVICGTDTLGVGINVPIRTVLLTALSKYDGVRTRPLNSREFHQIAGRAGRAGYDTAGTVVVQAPEHVIENVKAMAKATAKFGDDQKKLRQVVKKKPPEGFVSWGEPTFKRLVESVPDPLTSSFSVTHSMLMNLMERPGDPFTAARRLLTENHETRSSQLRLMKKALGIYRELLAAEVVERIPAEEQGHDGRTVRLTVHLQANFALNQPLSPFALAALELLDPDSPSYALDVVSVIEATLEKPRQILSAQQKKARGEAIAAMKADGIEYDQRMAMLEEVTYPQPLAELLGEAFEVYRKAAPWVGDFELAPKSVVRDMYERAMNFGEFVQFYGLARSEGIVLRYLADCFKALRQTVPQDMLREDLEDLIAWLGELVRQVDSSLLDEWEELTSGAMPTPHDAPPPPPPSLTSNVRAFRVMVRNEMFRRVELFADENAAALGELDGGAGWDATRWEDVLDDYFDEHNDIGTGPDARGPGLLMITEEPGLWKVRQIFDDPASNHDWGISAEVDLAASDETGTAVVRVTDVNRL from the coding sequence ATGAAACTCGTTGACCAGCTGCCTGTCCTGTCCGCCTCAGACCCCTCCGGCGCAGGCATCGACCCGGACGCCCTGTACACCCAATTCCTTGAGTGGACCGAAAGCCGGGGCCTGGAACTGTACGCTGCCCAGGACGAGGCCATCATGGAGCTCGCCACCGGAGCCAACGTCATCCTCGCCACCCCAACGGGCTCCGGAAAATCGCTGGTGGCCATCGCGGCGCACTTCCAGGCCATGGCGCGGGGCCAGCGCAGTTACTACACCGCCCCCATTAAAGCGCTGGTCTCGGAGAAGTTTTTTGCCCTGTGCGACATCTTCGGTGCAGAAAACGTCGGCATGATCACGGGTGACTCCGGCGTCAACCAGAACGCACCGATCATCTGCTGCACGGCAGAAATTCTCGCGAACATCGCCCTCCGCGAAGGGGCCGACGCCGAACTCGGTGCGGTCATCATGGACGAATTCCATTTCTACTCCGACCCCCAGCGTGGTTGGGCCTGGCAGGTCCCGCTGCTGGAGCTCCCCCAGGCCCAGTTCCTTCTGATGTCCGCAACCCTGGGTGATGTCAGCCGGTTCGAGGCCGGCATCACCGAACTTACGGGCCGCCCCACCACCACCGTCAGTTCAGCCGAGCGCCCCATTCCGCTGCATTACTACTACCACCAGACGCCGGTCCACGAAACACTCGAGGAACTCCTCTCCACGCGCCAGGTGCCCGCCTATGTGGTGCACTTCAGCCAGATCGAGGCCATTGACCGGGCCCAGACACTGATGAGCATCAACGTGTGCACCCGCGAGGAGAAGGACAAAATCGCGGAGCTGATCGCGAATTTCCGTTTCGCCGCAGGCTTCGGCAAGACGCTCAACCGGCTGGTCCGGCACGGTATCGGGGTCCATCACGCCGGCATGCTGCCGAAGTACCGCAGGCTCGTGGAGCAGCTCGCCCAGGCGGGCCTGCTCAAGGTGATCTGCGGTACGGACACACTGGGCGTGGGGATCAACGTGCCCATCCGCACCGTGTTGCTCACCGCACTGAGCAAGTACGACGGCGTCCGCACCCGCCCGCTTAACTCCCGGGAGTTCCACCAGATTGCCGGAAGGGCCGGCCGCGCCGGGTATGACACCGCGGGGACGGTGGTGGTCCAGGCACCGGAGCACGTCATCGAAAACGTGAAGGCGATGGCCAAGGCCACCGCCAAATTTGGTGACGACCAGAAGAAGCTCCGCCAGGTGGTCAAAAAGAAGCCGCCGGAGGGCTTCGTCTCCTGGGGGGAACCCACCTTCAAGCGCCTCGTGGAATCCGTGCCCGATCCTTTGACGTCCAGCTTCAGCGTGACGCATTCTATGCTGATGAACCTGATGGAACGGCCCGGCGACCCGTTCACAGCGGCCCGTCGGCTGCTGACCGAAAACCACGAGACACGGTCATCACAGCTGCGGCTGATGAAAAAAGCCCTGGGAATCTATCGTGAGCTCCTCGCCGCTGAGGTGGTGGAGCGCATCCCGGCAGAAGAGCAGGGCCATGACGGCAGGACCGTACGGCTCACCGTCCATCTGCAGGCCAACTTTGCCCTGAACCAGCCACTCTCGCCGTTTGCGCTGGCGGCGCTGGAGCTCCTTGACCCGGATTCGCCGTCGTACGCCCTGGACGTGGTGTCCGTGATCGAGGCGACCCTCGAAAAGCCCCGCCAGATCCTCTCCGCGCAGCAGAAGAAGGCCCGTGGGGAAGCGATTGCCGCGATGAAGGCTGACGGCATCGAGTACGACCAGCGCATGGCCATGCTGGAGGAAGTCACCTATCCGCAGCCGCTCGCCGAACTCCTGGGCGAAGCCTTCGAGGTCTACCGCAAGGCCGCGCCATGGGTGGGCGACTTTGAACTGGCGCCCAAGTCCGTGGTCCGCGACATGTACGAGCGGGCCATGAACTTCGGCGAATTTGTCCAGTTCTACGGGCTGGCCCGCTCCGAGGGCATTGTGCTGCGCTACCTCGCCGACTGCTTCAAGGCGCTGCGCCAGACCGTACCGCAGGACATGCTTCGGGAAGACCTTGAAGACCTCATCGCCTGGCTTGGCGAGCTGGTGCGGCAAGTGGACTCCAGCCTCCTGGACGAATGGGAGGAGCTGACGTCCGGCGCGATGCCCACCCCGCACGACGCTCCCCCTCCCCCGCCGCCGTCGCTGACGTCCAACGTCCGTGCCTTCCGCGTGATGGTCCGCAACGAGATGTTCCGCCGCGTGGAACTGTTCGCGGACGAAAACGCCGCAGCCCTGGGCGAGCTCGACGGCGGCGCGGGCTGGGATGCCACCCGCTGGGAAGACGTCCTGGACGACTACTTCGACGAACACAACGACATTGGCACCGGCCCGGATGCCCGCGGTCCCGGACTGCTCATGATCACCGAAGAGCCAGGCCTTTGGAAGGTCCGGCAGATTTTCGACGATCCGGCGAGCAACCATGACTGGGGCATCTCCGCGGAAGTGGACCTGGCGGCCTCCGATGAAACCGGTACGGCAGTGGTCCGTGTCACCGACGTCAACCGGCTCTAG
- a CDS encoding GntR family transcriptional regulator translates to MTTAGPFPGTWKPNQSSTVALFEQLRLHVIRLADSGALPPGTKLPAVRTLAGLLDVAPHTVARAYKELEAAGVVATKGRNGTVVCARDERADALSLAANSYASVAKAQGATFAEAVQLLAAAYDAD, encoded by the coding sequence ATGACAACAGCTGGTCCGTTCCCCGGAACCTGGAAGCCCAACCAGTCCAGCACGGTGGCACTGTTTGAGCAGCTGCGCCTGCATGTGATCCGCCTTGCGGACAGCGGGGCCCTTCCGCCGGGAACCAAGCTGCCGGCGGTGCGGACCCTGGCGGGGCTGCTCGACGTCGCGCCCCACACTGTGGCCAGGGCGTACAAGGAGCTGGAGGCAGCCGGCGTCGTGGCCACGAAGGGCAGGAACGGCACCGTGGTGTGCGCGCGTGATGAGCGGGCGGATGCGCTCTCCCTGGCCGCCAACTCCTATGCGTCAGTGGCCAAGGCCCAAGGTGCCACCTTTGCGGAAGCAGTCCAGCTGCTGGCAGCAGCCTACGACGCCGACTAG
- a CDS encoding ABC transporter ATP-binding protein, which yields MLFGLMTRLLAGHKGAVTAIVALQLIQTAGNLLLPTINAAIIDDGIVAGNTPEIFRLGAVMVLIAAVQASAAIAAGYFGAVVAMKLGHQLRGEVFTRIQSLSSQEMAAFGTQSLVTRATNDTQQIQSFAVLVFTMLVAAPVMAAGGVLLAWQQDMVLSSVVMVIMPILLLIMYLIVRRLVPLYRQGQELLDRTGELFREQIIGANVIRAFVRQGHETRRFAKTNSSLTGNNLQSSLLVAGMLPLIMIVVNLSSVAVVWFGGHRVYDGGMKIGALTAFIAYILQILLAIMMAMYVFMTAPRAAACAERLGAVLDAKPSVQDHKAPQETRHGSSLEGGSVTFRNVSFSYPGAENPVLEDISFTARPGTTVAIVGSTGSGKSTLLSLVPRFLDATAGTISIGGRNICSMPLDLLRRTMAVVPQLSYLFSGTIADNLRVAAPEATEGQLWEAMETAQAAGFVRALPRGMDTEVGQGGTNLSGGQRQRLCIARALLRRVPVYLFDDSFSALDFATEARVRDALEIALDGAVVIVVAERISTAAGAGQILVLDDGRLVAQGTHLQLLETSATYREIAESQLALDDAP from the coding sequence ATGCTTTTCGGCTTGATGACCCGGCTGCTGGCTGGCCACAAAGGCGCCGTGACCGCGATCGTTGCTCTCCAGCTTATCCAGACCGCAGGCAACCTGCTGCTGCCCACCATCAACGCTGCCATCATCGACGACGGCATCGTTGCGGGGAACACGCCGGAAATATTCCGCTTGGGCGCTGTCATGGTCCTGATAGCTGCGGTCCAGGCTTCGGCAGCCATCGCCGCGGGCTACTTCGGGGCAGTGGTTGCCATGAAGCTCGGGCACCAGCTGCGCGGCGAGGTCTTCACCAGGATCCAGTCGCTTTCTTCCCAGGAAATGGCAGCCTTCGGCACGCAAAGCCTCGTTACCAGGGCCACGAACGACACCCAGCAGATCCAGTCGTTCGCCGTCCTGGTCTTCACCATGCTTGTGGCGGCCCCCGTGATGGCGGCCGGGGGCGTCTTACTGGCGTGGCAGCAGGACATGGTGCTTTCAAGCGTTGTGATGGTCATCATGCCAATACTTCTGCTCATCATGTATCTCATCGTCCGGCGCCTCGTTCCCCTGTACCGGCAGGGGCAGGAGCTCCTGGACCGAACGGGGGAGCTCTTTCGTGAGCAGATCATCGGCGCGAATGTGATCCGCGCCTTCGTCAGGCAGGGACACGAAACACGCCGGTTTGCGAAAACCAACAGCAGCCTCACGGGAAACAACCTTCAGTCGTCGCTGCTCGTGGCCGGCATGCTGCCGCTGATCATGATTGTGGTCAACCTGTCGTCGGTGGCCGTGGTGTGGTTCGGTGGTCACCGGGTTTACGACGGCGGGATGAAGATTGGTGCCCTCACGGCCTTTATCGCCTACATCCTGCAGATTCTCCTGGCAATCATGATGGCCATGTACGTGTTCATGACGGCTCCGCGGGCCGCTGCCTGCGCAGAACGGCTGGGTGCCGTGCTCGACGCAAAACCGTCAGTCCAGGACCACAAGGCGCCCCAAGAGACCCGCCATGGAAGCTCCCTGGAGGGCGGCAGCGTCACTTTCAGGAACGTCAGCTTCTCCTACCCCGGCGCCGAAAATCCGGTACTGGAAGACATCAGCTTCACAGCCCGGCCAGGAACCACTGTTGCCATCGTCGGCTCAACAGGGAGCGGCAAATCGACACTCCTGAGCCTGGTGCCCCGGTTCCTGGACGCCACGGCCGGAACCATCAGCATCGGCGGCCGGAACATCTGCTCGATGCCCCTGGACCTCCTTCGCCGGACCATGGCGGTGGTGCCGCAACTGTCGTATCTCTTCTCAGGAACCATCGCCGACAACCTGCGCGTCGCAGCTCCGGAGGCAACCGAGGGCCAGCTTTGGGAAGCCATGGAGACAGCCCAGGCCGCCGGCTTCGTCCGTGCGCTGCCGCGGGGGATGGACACGGAGGTCGGGCAAGGCGGAACGAACCTCTCCGGCGGCCAGCGGCAGCGTCTCTGCATAGCGCGGGCCCTCCTGCGGCGGGTCCCCGTCTATCTCTTTGACGACAGCTTTTCTGCGCTGGACTTCGCCACCGAGGCCCGGGTCCGGGATGCCCTGGAGATTGCCCTTGACGGTGCAGTGGTCATTGTCGTGGCGGAACGGATCTCCACCGCTGCCGGAGCCGGCCAGATCCTGGTGCTCGACGACGGCCGGCTGGTTGCCCAGGGAACACACCTGCAACTGCTCGAGACGTCTGCCACCTACCGGGAAATCGCCGAGTCCCAACTGGCGCTGGACGACGCGCCATGA
- a CDS encoding ABC transporter ATP-binding protein: MTASPGAGASEGFWPTARRVLALLRPSRGRMLGAVAATCAFVALNVAAPHYLGDATDVVVDGVYSGALDGQRLGLLLAAVAAMYIGASLFNWIQGALTASAVHGLMYRLRASVQDKLHRLPSTYFQEQSRGDVLSRVTNDIDNISQALSQVLTQLIMSVLMLCGALAMMLWISPLLALIALVSVPLSTLITVMVARKSQAHFARQWTETGELNAHVEEFVTGHEVIKAFGYQDQAAAVFKASNDRLARASARAQYSSGIVQPLMVLIANINYIAVAVVGALQVTTGAMTIGGIQAFIQFSRLFTQPVGQIGGMLNVIQSCVASARRVFDLLDAAEIPAEPESDGHKPGQEGRIVFSDVTFGYARADPVVRGLSFTVEPGRTVAIVGHTGAGKTTVVNLLMRFYEVDAGRITIGGTDIADIPRDVLREGFGVVLQDAWLFSGTIRENIEYGRPGATAAEITAAAEASHMDHLIRSLPAGYDTMLGNGGEPLSQGQRQLIAIARAQLADRTVLVLDEATSSVDSRTEVLIRQAMQRLRRGKTSFVIAHRLSTVRDADLILVMDHGRIAEQGTHRTLLAANGRYARLYNAQFAGRPGRAGTLEAGR, from the coding sequence ATGACCGCTTCGCCCGGCGCCGGGGCGTCCGAAGGATTCTGGCCCACAGCGCGCCGGGTCCTCGCGTTGCTGCGCCCGTCCAGGGGGCGGATGCTGGGTGCAGTTGCGGCCACCTGCGCTTTTGTTGCCCTCAACGTCGCGGCGCCGCACTACCTCGGTGATGCCACCGATGTGGTGGTGGATGGGGTCTACAGCGGAGCGCTCGACGGGCAGCGCCTGGGACTCCTGCTGGCCGCCGTTGCCGCGATGTACATCGGCGCTTCGCTGTTCAACTGGATCCAGGGAGCGCTGACGGCGAGCGCGGTTCACGGCCTGATGTATCGCCTCCGGGCATCGGTTCAAGACAAGCTGCACCGGCTTCCTTCCACGTACTTCCAAGAGCAGTCCAGGGGTGATGTCCTGAGCCGCGTCACCAATGACATCGACAATATTTCGCAAGCGCTCAGCCAGGTCCTCACGCAGCTGATCATGTCTGTCCTGATGCTGTGCGGTGCCTTGGCCATGATGTTGTGGATCTCGCCGCTCCTGGCCCTGATCGCGCTTGTTTCGGTGCCCTTGTCCACACTTATCACCGTTATGGTGGCCCGGAAGTCCCAAGCGCATTTTGCCCGCCAGTGGACCGAAACGGGTGAGTTGAACGCGCACGTGGAGGAGTTTGTCACCGGGCACGAGGTTATTAAGGCCTTCGGGTACCAGGACCAGGCAGCGGCAGTCTTCAAGGCAAGCAACGACCGCCTGGCCCGGGCATCCGCACGGGCCCAGTATTCATCCGGCATTGTCCAGCCGTTGATGGTCCTTATTGCCAATATCAACTACATCGCGGTGGCGGTGGTGGGGGCGCTCCAGGTCACCACGGGGGCCATGACCATCGGCGGGATCCAGGCGTTCATCCAGTTCAGCCGGCTTTTCACCCAGCCTGTGGGCCAGATCGGCGGCATGCTCAACGTCATCCAGTCCTGCGTGGCTTCGGCGCGCCGTGTGTTCGACCTGCTCGACGCCGCGGAGATACCTGCCGAGCCCGAAAGTGACGGTCACAAACCCGGTCAGGAAGGGCGGATTGTGTTCAGTGATGTCACCTTCGGCTATGCCCGGGCTGACCCTGTGGTCCGTGGACTGTCGTTCACGGTGGAACCGGGCCGGACGGTCGCGATTGTCGGGCACACGGGCGCCGGCAAGACCACCGTTGTCAACCTGCTCATGCGGTTCTATGAGGTCGACGCCGGCAGGATCACCATCGGGGGTACCGACATTGCTGACATTCCGCGGGACGTCCTGCGCGAGGGATTCGGGGTGGTGCTGCAGGATGCCTGGCTGTTTTCCGGCACCATCAGGGAGAACATCGAATACGGCCGGCCAGGAGCCACGGCTGCGGAGATCACCGCGGCAGCCGAGGCCAGCCACATGGACCACCTCATCAGGTCGCTGCCGGCCGGCTACGACACGATGCTGGGCAACGGGGGAGAGCCGCTCAGCCAGGGCCAGCGCCAGCTGATCGCCATCGCCCGGGCGCAGTTGGCGGACCGCACTGTGCTGGTCCTGGATGAGGCCACCAGTTCAGTGGATTCCCGGACCGAGGTCCTGATCCGCCAGGCCATGCAGAGGTTGCGCCGTGGAAAAACAAGCTTTGTGATCGCCCACCGTTTGTCCACGGTCCGGGACGCTGATCTAATTCTGGTCATGGACCACGGACGCATTGCAGAGCAGGGAACCCATCGAACCCTCCTGGCGGCCAACGGCCGCTATGCACGGCTCTACAACGCCCAGTTCGCCGGACGCCCGGGCCGCGCCGGCACGTTGGAGGCCGGACGATGA
- the uvrA gene encoding excinuclease ABC subunit UvrA codes for MPKAVAEETAVESVPVAVPQAPATPARPDLSRLVVKGAREHNLRNVDLDLPRDAMIVFTGLSGSGKSSLAFDTIFAEGQRRYVESLSAYARQFLGQVDKPDVDFIEGLSPAVSIDQKSTSKNPRSTVGTITEIYDYMRLLWARVGRPHCPVCGEVVARQTPQQIVDQLLELDEGTRFQVLAPVVRGRKGEFVDLFKELTAKGYSRARVDGELIQLSEPPKLGKQFKHTIEVVVDRLVVKEGISQRLTDSVETALGLAEGRVLAEFVDLDAAAPGRLRAFSENLACPNEHPLAIDEIEPRSFSFNNPFGACSACSGIGTRLEVDEELIIPNPELSLSEGAIAPWSLGTATTEYWNRLLEGLSKELGFSMDTPWEKLGNDVRQTVLHGKDHKVVVQYKNRFGRERKYSTGFEGAIQYVHRKHGETDSEWARDRYEEYMRQIACPACNGARLNPASLSVLINGKSIADVAAMPMRVCADFLNNLVLTGREAQIAHQVLKEIQARLTFLLDVGLEYLNLERPSATLSGGEAQRIRLATQIGSGLVGVLYVLDEPSIGLHQRDNRRLIETLTRLRDMGNTLIVVEHDEDTIQVADWIVDIGPGAGEHGGQVVHSGSYQDLLANTNSLTGDYLSGRKKIDIPKKRRKYDKKRELKVVGARENNLVNVDAAFPLGLFTAVTGVSGSGKSTLVNEILYKVLANKLNGAKQVAGRHKSIMGLEHLDKVVHVDQSPIGRTPRSNPATYTGVFDNIRKLFAETTEAKVRGYLPGRFSFNVKGGRCEACAGDGTLKIEMNFLPDVYVPCEVCHGARYNRETLEVHYKGKTIADVLNMPIEEGAEFFAAFSPIARHLNTLVDVGLGYVRLGQPATTLSGGEAQRVKLAAELQKRSNGRSVYVLDEPTTGLHFEDIRKLLMVLQSLVDKGNTVITIEHNLDVIKSADWIVDLGPDGGSGGGQIVATGTPEQVSKSTKGHTASFLAEILG; via the coding sequence GTGCCTAAAGCCGTAGCTGAAGAAACAGCAGTCGAATCCGTCCCCGTCGCCGTTCCCCAGGCCCCAGCCACGCCTGCCCGGCCAGACCTCTCCCGCCTTGTGGTCAAAGGGGCGCGCGAGCATAACCTGCGCAACGTGGACTTGGATCTGCCCCGTGACGCCATGATCGTTTTCACCGGGCTGTCCGGTTCCGGGAAGTCGTCCCTGGCGTTCGACACAATCTTCGCCGAGGGCCAGCGGCGCTACGTTGAGTCCCTGTCGGCGTATGCCCGCCAGTTCCTCGGCCAGGTGGACAAGCCGGACGTCGATTTCATCGAGGGGCTCTCGCCGGCGGTATCGATTGACCAGAAGTCCACCAGCAAGAACCCCCGGTCCACGGTTGGCACCATCACCGAAATTTATGACTACATGCGATTGCTGTGGGCACGCGTGGGACGGCCGCATTGCCCGGTCTGTGGCGAGGTTGTGGCCCGTCAGACTCCGCAGCAGATCGTGGACCAGCTGCTTGAGCTTGACGAAGGCACGCGATTCCAGGTCCTGGCGCCGGTGGTGCGGGGGCGCAAGGGCGAGTTCGTGGACCTCTTCAAGGAGCTGACCGCCAAAGGCTATTCGCGTGCCCGGGTGGACGGTGAGCTGATCCAGCTGAGCGAGCCGCCCAAACTCGGCAAGCAGTTCAAGCACACCATTGAGGTGGTGGTGGACCGCCTGGTGGTTAAGGAAGGCATCAGCCAGCGCCTCACGGACTCCGTTGAAACGGCGCTTGGCCTGGCCGAAGGCCGGGTGCTGGCCGAGTTCGTCGATCTGGACGCAGCCGCGCCGGGACGGCTGCGGGCATTTTCCGAGAACCTCGCCTGCCCTAACGAACATCCCCTGGCCATCGATGAAATCGAGCCGCGGTCCTTCTCCTTCAACAACCCATTCGGCGCCTGTTCCGCGTGCAGCGGCATCGGTACACGGCTCGAGGTTGACGAAGAACTGATCATTCCGAATCCTGAGCTGTCGTTGTCCGAGGGCGCCATCGCGCCATGGTCACTTGGCACCGCAACAACCGAGTATTGGAACCGCCTGCTCGAAGGGCTGTCCAAGGAGCTTGGCTTCTCCATGGACACACCCTGGGAAAAGCTGGGCAACGACGTCCGCCAGACCGTCCTGCACGGCAAGGACCACAAGGTGGTTGTCCAGTACAAGAACCGCTTCGGACGCGAACGTAAATACAGCACCGGCTTCGAAGGTGCCATCCAGTACGTCCACCGCAAGCACGGTGAGACGGACTCCGAGTGGGCGCGCGACCGCTACGAAGAGTACATGCGGCAGATCGCTTGCCCCGCGTGCAATGGCGCCCGGCTCAACCCCGCCTCGCTGTCCGTCCTGATCAACGGCAAGTCCATTGCCGACGTGGCCGCCATGCCCATGCGCGTGTGCGCGGACTTCCTGAACAACCTCGTCCTCACCGGCCGCGAGGCCCAGATCGCCCACCAGGTGCTCAAGGAAATACAGGCCCGGCTGACCTTCCTGCTCGACGTCGGGCTGGAATACCTGAATCTCGAGCGCCCCTCCGCCACCTTGTCCGGCGGCGAAGCGCAGCGGATCCGGCTCGCCACCCAGATCGGTTCCGGCCTCGTGGGCGTCCTGTACGTCCTGGACGAGCCCTCCATCGGCCTCCACCAGCGCGACAACCGCCGGCTTATTGAGACCCTGACCCGGCTCCGGGACATGGGAAACACCCTCATCGTTGTCGAGCACGATGAGGACACCATCCAGGTGGCGGACTGGATCGTGGACATCGGGCCCGGCGCAGGCGAGCACGGCGGCCAGGTGGTGCACTCGGGTTCGTACCAGGATCTCCTGGCCAACACCAACTCACTGACCGGCGATTACCTGTCCGGCCGCAAGAAGATCGACATCCCCAAGAAGCGGCGCAAATACGACAAAAAGCGTGAGCTGAAGGTCGTCGGGGCGCGTGAAAACAACCTGGTCAACGTTGATGCGGCCTTCCCCCTGGGCCTGTTCACCGCCGTGACCGGCGTCAGCGGCTCCGGCAAATCCACCCTGGTCAACGAGATCCTCTACAAGGTGCTGGCCAACAAGCTCAACGGCGCCAAACAGGTGGCCGGACGCCACAAGAGCATCATGGGCCTGGAGCACCTGGACAAGGTCGTGCACGTGGACCAGAGCCCTATCGGGCGCACCCCACGCTCCAACCCGGCCACGTACACCGGCGTCTTTGACAACATCCGCAAGCTCTTCGCCGAGACCACCGAGGCCAAGGTCCGTGGCTACCTGCCAGGCCGGTTCTCCTTCAACGTCAAGGGCGGGCGCTGCGAAGCCTGCGCAGGTGACGGCACGCTGAAGATCGAAATGAACTTCCTGCCGGACGTCTACGTGCCCTGCGAGGTGTGCCACGGCGCACGGTACAACCGCGAAACCCTCGAAGTCCACTACAAGGGCAAGACCATCGCGGATGTGCTCAACATGCCCATCGAAGAAGGTGCGGAGTTCTTCGCTGCCTTCTCCCCGATCGCCCGGCACCTGAACACCCTCGTGGACGTGGGCCTCGGCTACGTACGGCTGGGACAGCCGGCAACCACCCTCTCCGGCGGCGAGGCCCAGCGTGTCAAGCTCGCCGCGGAACTGCAGAAGCGCTCCAACGGACGCAGTGTGTATGTTCTCGACGAGCCCACCACGGGCCTGCACTTCGAGGACATCCGCAAGCTCCTGATGGTCCTTCAAAGTCTGGTGGACAAGGGCAACACGGTGATCACCATCGAACACAACCTGGACGTCATCAAGAGCGCCGACTGGATCGTGGATCTTGGCCCGGACGGCGGTTCGGGCGGCGGCCAGATCGTGGCCACCGGCACGCCCGAGCAGGTATCGAAATCCACCAAGGGCCACACGGCATCCTTCCTCGCGGAAATACTGGGCTAA
- a CDS encoding trans-aconitate 2-methyltransferase — translation MKWDPVKYVQFGDYRDRPFFDLTGRIQADRPQHVVDLGCGPGNLTATLARRWPEAQVVGLDSSREMLDRAAAQAGKHAGLSFGLADIAAWTPPAETDVVVTNAALQWVPGHQEMLAGWLAALKPGAWFAMQVPGNFNAPSHALMRELAGSARWSPQLDGVLRGGESVGEPGDYLGIMLDAACTADAWETTYEQVLTGTDPVLDWVRGTALRPVAAALSAEDGHAFEAEYAAALRAAYPATAHGTVFPFRRIFAVAQKQPGA, via the coding sequence GTGAAGTGGGACCCCGTAAAGTACGTCCAGTTCGGCGATTACCGTGACCGGCCGTTTTTCGACCTGACGGGGCGGATCCAGGCCGACCGGCCCCAGCACGTTGTGGACCTGGGATGTGGTCCGGGAAACCTCACGGCCACCCTTGCCCGGAGATGGCCGGAAGCGCAAGTGGTGGGGCTCGATTCGTCCAGGGAGATGCTGGATAGGGCCGCCGCGCAGGCGGGCAAGCATGCGGGCCTCAGCTTCGGGCTGGCGGATATCGCAGCCTGGACGCCCCCGGCTGAAACGGACGTGGTGGTCACCAATGCCGCGCTTCAGTGGGTTCCGGGGCATCAGGAGATGCTGGCGGGCTGGCTGGCGGCGCTCAAGCCCGGTGCCTGGTTCGCCATGCAAGTGCCGGGGAACTTCAATGCCCCGTCCCATGCCCTGATGCGGGAACTCGCAGGTTCGGCACGCTGGTCGCCCCAGCTCGACGGCGTACTTCGCGGTGGAGAGTCCGTGGGGGAGCCCGGAGACTATCTCGGCATCATGCTGGACGCGGCCTGCACGGCAGACGCCTGGGAAACCACCTACGAGCAGGTCCTCACTGGGACGGATCCGGTGCTGGACTGGGTGCGGGGCACGGCGTTGCGCCCGGTCGCGGCGGCTCTTTCGGCCGAGGACGGGCACGCCTTTGAAGCGGAGTATGCTGCAGCCCTGCGGGCCGCATACCCGGCAACGGCACATGGCACGGTGTTTCCGTTCCGGCGGATCTTTGCCGTGGCGCAAAAGCAGCCAGGCGCATAA